A genomic segment from Janibacter sp. DB-40 encodes:
- a CDS encoding P-loop NTPase — MTSVIIGTPDSNLASDLSGILDEQGDYQVEAILETTEALLERTRRANPMVALVDENLGPQPTSVIVGEMSRRSPGTSVLVISALRTPEKTIQAMAAGARGVIGYPFAYEDVATHLDTAVGWSNSMRSVLEGMEVTTSRRGKVVAVVGAKGGVGTTTVATHMALDHLMDHPDARVCVIDADVEKGDVSALLEVRQSVSIANVARVSDDMTTQTVRDALVHHETGLFMMLAPVDVREAEYVTPDALRAIIEMLRRDFDLVVVDGGGHVSPTQATVVEAAGMTLVVTTADVLAVRAMRKRMQAWEALGVTDEASCMILVNQVDKGSLFPSSAVQKLTTASVLDTTIPLSPRVLEQAINDRDPRSVTESGWWRLIRAIRSDLGLADSGHTSSPAPSSTKPEGRRRRKDPRRQQGEASADAATAAPGDSIVTQEPAAETVPSPATSPAPPRAMEPGIRERGAVALENAAMIPIALLLAVIGWQVAVTGLTFIYTGHASSAATREWAITGNEHDARTEARDAVPQPFGSGVDVAAHDARVTVRMDIPASFDVPGLPQQLTVTEGVVMEP; from the coding sequence ATGACCAGCGTCATCATCGGAACACCGGACTCGAATCTTGCGTCCGACCTTTCCGGCATCCTCGACGAGCAGGGCGACTACCAGGTCGAGGCGATCCTGGAGACCACCGAGGCACTCCTGGAACGCACGCGCCGGGCCAACCCGATGGTCGCACTCGTCGACGAGAACCTCGGCCCACAGCCCACGAGCGTCATCGTGGGGGAGATGAGCCGCCGGTCTCCCGGGACGTCCGTCCTGGTCATCTCGGCGCTGCGGACCCCTGAGAAGACCATCCAGGCCATGGCTGCCGGCGCTCGTGGGGTGATCGGCTATCCGTTCGCCTACGAGGACGTCGCCACCCACCTCGACACGGCGGTCGGGTGGTCCAATTCGATGCGCTCCGTGCTGGAGGGCATGGAGGTCACCACCAGTCGCCGGGGCAAGGTGGTGGCCGTGGTCGGGGCGAAGGGGGGCGTCGGTACGACGACCGTCGCCACCCACATGGCCCTCGATCACCTCATGGACCATCCGGACGCGCGCGTCTGCGTGATCGACGCGGACGTGGAGAAGGGTGACGTCAGTGCACTCCTCGAGGTCCGGCAGTCGGTGTCGATCGCGAACGTCGCCCGGGTGTCGGACGACATGACGACGCAGACGGTGCGAGATGCCCTGGTCCACCACGAGACGGGGCTGTTCATGATGCTCGCGCCGGTGGATGTGCGGGAGGCGGAGTACGTCACTCCCGACGCGCTGCGGGCCATCATCGAGATGCTGCGCCGGGACTTCGACCTCGTCGTCGTCGACGGCGGTGGACACGTCTCACCAACCCAGGCGACAGTCGTCGAAGCAGCTGGCATGACGCTCGTCGTGACCACTGCGGATGTCCTCGCCGTGCGGGCGATGCGCAAGCGGATGCAGGCGTGGGAGGCACTCGGCGTCACTGACGAGGCCTCTTGCATGATCCTCGTCAACCAGGTCGACAAGGGCAGTCTCTTCCCCAGCTCGGCGGTGCAGAAGCTGACCACCGCGAGCGTCCTCGACACGACGATCCCCCTGAGCCCCCGGGTCCTTGAGCAGGCCATCAACGATCGCGACCCGCGATCGGTCACGGAGTCGGGGTGGTGGCGCCTGATCCGTGCGATCCGGTCCGACCTGGGCCTGGCGGACAGCGGCCACACGTCCTCTCCGGCGCCTTCGTCGACGAAGCCGGAGGGCCGTCGTCGACGAAAGGACCCCAGGAGGCAGCAGGGGGAGGCGTCGGCCGATGCCGCCACAGCGGCGCCCGGAGACAGCATCGTGACACAGGAGCCCGCGGCTGAGACGGTCCCCTCACCGGCAACGTCCCCTGCACCGCCTCGAGCGATGGAGCCGGGAATCCGCGAGCGTGGAGCCGTTGCCCTGGAGAATGCCGCGATGATCCCGATCGCTCTCCTGCTCGCCGTGATCGGCTGGCAGGTCGCGGTGACCGGTCTGACCTTCATCTACACCGGTCATGCGAGTTCAGCCGCCACCCGGGAGTGGGCCATCACCGGCAACGAGCACGATGCCAGGACCGAGGCGCGTGATGCGGTACCGCAGCCCTTTGGCTCGGGCGTCGATGTCGCTGCCCACGACGCCAGGGTCACCGTGCGCATGGACATCCCGGCGTCGTTCGATGTCCCTGGGCTGCCCCAACAACTGACGGTCACCGAAGGGGTGGTGATGGAGCCATGA
- the cpaB gene encoding Flp pilus assembly protein CpaB gives MNPRQRRGLVMIIIAALVAIATFFVVTGYVASVNSQVGSRVTVYRATEAIEPYTPLSANNIEPVEVPARWAAESSVLSMSDLQGRRIGFRVNSGSTVSSDMLIPSSSLDRDEREIAINVNAVTGVAGRVRPGDRVDIVAVFGEVPGLPASVKMVDKDVRVVSIAGKQTVTKESQGGLTEQEVIPVTLALSPEKTMAVTYAAAFASEVRLVALPSDVGVDRESDVEEFDAGDLGGKAVTEGENQ, from the coding sequence GTGAACCCCCGCCAACGCCGAGGACTGGTGATGATCATCATCGCCGCGCTCGTCGCCATCGCCACCTTCTTCGTCGTCACGGGTTATGTGGCGTCGGTGAACAGCCAGGTGGGGTCGCGAGTGACGGTCTACCGGGCCACGGAGGCCATCGAGCCCTACACGCCACTCAGCGCCAACAACATCGAGCCCGTCGAGGTGCCAGCCCGGTGGGCTGCGGAATCCTCCGTGCTGAGCATGAGCGACCTGCAGGGTCGACGGATCGGATTCCGGGTCAACTCCGGGAGCACCGTCAGCTCGGACATGCTCATCCCCAGCTCCAGCCTCGACCGGGACGAGCGTGAGATCGCCATCAACGTCAACGCGGTGACCGGTGTCGCCGGGCGGGTGCGACCCGGAGACCGCGTCGACATCGTCGCGGTGTTCGGCGAGGTGCCCGGGCTCCCGGCGAGCGTGAAGATGGTCGACAAGGACGTGCGCGTCGTCTCCATCGCGGGGAAGCAGACGGTCACCAAGGAGAGCCAAGGGGGACTGACCGAGCAGGAGGTCATCCCCGTCACCCTGGCGTTGTCGCCGGAGAAGACCATGGCCGTGACCTACGCAGCTGCCTTCGCGAGCGAGGTGCGTCTGGTGGCACTGCCCAGTGATGTCGGTGTCGATCGAGAGAGTGACGTGGAGGAGTTCGATGCCGGTGATCTCGGAGGCAAGGCCGTGACCGAAGGGGAGAACCAATGA
- a CDS encoding SGNH/GDSL hydrolase family protein → MRSRGYRSRTAEQGAAALERVGLIVVAAMVVAGVVAGISGAQLQTAVGNAVCRILDQGSCPPKGSTATPLQRATWGEYVALGDSYASGEGAGDYDPDTDYDHGDEWDRDNWGDDERNRCHRSGNAYSNVIQREGTGITFEGGSTFAACSGATQDDLTDDNDSNDHENPQLDDLDDDVSLVTMSIGGNDLGFADVVKDCVINGESGIPMLDSCQDTHADRIDERLDTMHEELVDTYDEIQEQARNARVVIVGYPELFEQEPRDSVSNLLFAEDQEWMNEQAGELNDMLREAAREAGVEFIDPTEAFRGHGIGSDDPWINDLNWGGPGLSLVDPGSFHPNAQGHAAMAELVEDQIREPEYP, encoded by the coding sequence GTGCGGTCGCGGGGGTACCGCTCGAGGACGGCGGAGCAGGGGGCCGCCGCCCTCGAGCGGGTGGGTCTGATCGTCGTCGCGGCGATGGTCGTCGCGGGTGTCGTCGCCGGTATCAGCGGGGCGCAGCTGCAGACAGCGGTGGGGAATGCTGTCTGCCGGATCCTCGACCAGGGCTCGTGTCCGCCGAAGGGCTCGACCGCGACCCCGTTGCAGCGGGCCACGTGGGGGGAGTACGTCGCCCTGGGCGACAGCTACGCCTCCGGTGAGGGTGCGGGGGACTACGACCCGGACACCGACTACGACCACGGTGACGAGTGGGACCGGGACAACTGGGGTGACGACGAGCGCAACCGGTGCCACCGCTCGGGCAACGCGTACTCCAACGTCATCCAGCGTGAGGGGACGGGCATCACCTTCGAAGGGGGGTCCACCTTCGCCGCGTGCTCGGGCGCGACCCAGGACGACCTGACCGACGACAACGACAGCAACGACCACGAGAACCCGCAGCTGGACGACCTCGACGACGACGTCTCGCTCGTCACGATGTCGATCGGTGGCAACGACCTCGGCTTCGCCGATGTCGTCAAGGATTGCGTCATCAACGGGGAGAGCGGGATCCCCATGCTCGACTCGTGCCAGGACACGCATGCGGACCGGATCGACGAGCGCCTGGACACCATGCACGAGGAGCTCGTGGACACGTATGACGAGATCCAGGAGCAGGCCCGCAACGCCCGGGTCGTCATCGTCGGTTACCCGGAGCTCTTCGAGCAGGAGCCCCGGGACAGCGTCAGCAACCTGCTCTTCGCCGAGGACCAGGAGTGGATGAACGAGCAGGCAGGTGAGCTCAATGACATGCTCCGGGAGGCCGCCCGTGAGGCCGGGGTGGAGTTCATCGATCCGACGGAGGCCTTCCGTGGCCACGGCATCGGGTCCGACGACCCGTGGATCAACGACCTCAACTGGGGTGGCCCAGGGCTCTCGCTCGTCGACCCCGGCAGTTTCCACCCCAACGCCCAGGGGCACGCCGCGATGGCGGAGCTCGTCGAAGACCAGATCAGGGAGCCGGAGTACCCATGA
- a CDS encoding prepilin peptidase, whose protein sequence is MVSMSDDVLPGIGVAALLGGAVGLWCSRWLRSQAYRYEDELELRTRRVGWVVPACALLPVLLVLARPDQLPLVAVQSVAAIALVVLGAIDIDVFRLPDMITYPLVAGVMVGLLGAALVADDVDAWVRALLAGLALGGFYLILVLIGGGAGMGLGDAKLAPSLGMLLGHLSWGHVLLGSIVAFLLAAVAAVYLVVFTGAGRKSHLAFGPYLVAGTLLVLVAPALGHLVPEI, encoded by the coding sequence ATGGTCTCGATGAGCGACGACGTGCTCCCCGGGATCGGGGTCGCGGCACTCCTCGGAGGTGCGGTCGGACTGTGGTGCTCCCGGTGGTTGCGCTCGCAGGCGTACCGCTACGAGGACGAGCTCGAGCTGCGGACCAGACGGGTGGGCTGGGTGGTCCCCGCCTGCGCCCTGCTTCCGGTGCTCCTGGTGCTCGCGCGACCGGACCAGCTCCCGCTCGTGGCGGTCCAGTCAGTGGCCGCCATCGCCCTCGTCGTCCTCGGTGCCATCGACATCGACGTCTTCCGCCTGCCCGACATGATCACCTACCCGCTGGTGGCCGGGGTGATGGTCGGCCTTCTCGGTGCAGCCCTCGTGGCCGACGACGTCGACGCCTGGGTGCGAGCCCTGCTGGCCGGGTTGGCGCTCGGCGGGTTCTACCTGATCCTCGTGCTCATCGGTGGCGGGGCGGGCATGGGCCTGGGCGACGCGAAGCTCGCGCCCAGCCTCGGCATGCTCCTGGGCCACCTGTCCTGGGGGCACGTCCTGCTCGGGTCCATCGTCGCCTTCCTCCTCGCCGCGGTGGCTGCGGTCTACCTCGTGGTCTTCACCGGCGCCGGACGCAAGTCCCACCTGGCCTTCGGCCCCTACCTCGTCGCCGGCACGCTGCTCGTCCTCGTCGCCCCGGCCCTCGGCCACCTGGTCCCGGAGATCTGA
- a CDS encoding TadE family protein, which produces MRSTRERGTAALEVVGTVPVLLLSMMVALQIGIVGWTVVETGEAAQAGARAESVGMDPKEAVKESLGGMLEPKSSSAGAKTPAEGYRYTVEVEFPTVVPVSLGSVTRSAEMPVIK; this is translated from the coding sequence ATGAGGAGCACACGCGAGCGGGGGACCGCTGCGCTCGAGGTCGTCGGGACAGTGCCCGTGCTGCTCTTGTCGATGATGGTCGCGCTCCAGATCGGGATCGTCGGCTGGACCGTCGTGGAGACGGGTGAGGCAGCGCAAGCCGGTGCGCGGGCCGAAAGTGTCGGGATGGATCCCAAGGAGGCGGTCAAGGAGTCCTTGGGTGGGATGCTCGAACCGAAGAGTTCCTCGGCCGGGGCCAAGACCCCGGCTGAGGGCTACCGGTACACCGTCGAGGTCGAGTTCCCCACCGTGGTGCCCGTCTCGTTGGGGTCGGTCACTCGCTCTGCCGAGATGCCGGTGATCAAGTGA